The Salinigranum marinum genome contains a region encoding:
- a CDS encoding RecB family exonuclease gives MSERALSPSRLATYATCPRLYDYSYDQDITAPDRTELYLNQGIIYHETIEDVCDATDSDDDAETIHERAMETFEVKWEQQSNRDDYASEAHQRYQRAENRAALEAFFDPDGGDGIDHARRSIATECWVECERDGRGLHGKVDNVLRTADGLHVIDYKRNTRGVLSSGTADYLADHLAGDAHEPKRVRNAFQTATYIEGVKNEPFYEPGMAVRFSFYGLLNHTSFESTPTGYSISARGYPRETTEIYEEYHDTIWTLIREAHDGITGRAYTPEPFGLISDEACPDCEYREMCADRLATEVRR, from the coding sequence ATGAGCGAGCGAGCGCTGTCGCCCTCGCGGCTTGCGACGTACGCTACGTGTCCACGACTGTACGACTACAGCTACGACCAGGATATCACCGCCCCAGACCGAACCGAACTGTACCTCAATCAGGGGATTATCTATCACGAGACGATCGAGGACGTCTGCGACGCCACGGACTCCGACGACGATGCGGAGACGATTCACGAACGGGCGATGGAGACGTTCGAGGTGAAGTGGGAGCAACAGAGCAACCGCGATGACTACGCTTCCGAGGCACACCAGCGCTACCAGCGCGCCGAGAACCGGGCCGCCCTCGAGGCGTTCTTCGATCCTGATGGCGGAGACGGCATCGACCATGCTCGCCGCTCGATTGCGACCGAGTGCTGGGTCGAGTGCGAACGCGACGGCCGTGGCCTTCACGGGAAGGTCGACAACGTTCTTCGGACGGCAGACGGCCTGCACGTCATCGACTACAAGCGGAACACTCGTGGCGTCCTTTCGTCGGGCACCGCGGACTATCTGGCCGACCATCTCGCCGGGGACGCGCACGAACCAAAGCGCGTCAGGAACGCTTTCCAGACCGCGACATACATCGAGGGCGTCAAGAATGAGCCGTTCTACGAGCCCGGGATGGCGGTGCGGTTCAGTTTCTACGGCCTCCTGAATCACACGTCGTTCGAGAGCACACCGACTGGGTACTCGATATCAGCGCGTGGCTATCCACGGGAGACGACAGAGATCTACGAGGAGTACCACGACACGATTTGGACGCTCATCCGTGAGGCACACGACGGTATCACAGGGAGAGCATACACCCCCGAACCGTTCGGCCTCATCTCAGACGAAGCGTGTCCGGACTGTGAGTACCGGGAGATGTGTGCGGACCGCCTCGCTACGGAGGTGCGGCGATGA